GTCTTTTCATTGAAGACATAATAATCATCCTCTAATGAGCCGACTCTTACCAGGCCTTCAATTGTATTCTCAAGCTCAACAAAAAATCCAAAAGGTGTAACGTTCGAAATAATACCTTCGAATACCTGACCAATTTTATCCTGCATAAACTCTACTTTCTTAAGATCAACCGTTTCACGTTCTGCTTCTTCTGCAACTCTTTCTCTCTGTGATGTCCATTTTGCAATCTCTGGCATTTTAAGTTTCAGTCTCTGAGCTTTCTTCTCTGTCATTTTGCCTTTCAAAACATCTTTCATAATCCTGTGGATTACAAGGTCAGGATACCTTCTAATCGGTGAAGTAAAATGACAATAGTAGTCTGTTGAAAGACCAAAATGTCCAAGATTTTCTTCACAATACCTTGCTTTTTTGAGTGACCTCAAACACAATGTATGAATAACTCTTTCCTCTGGTGTGCCACGACTCTGTTCTAAAACAGCCTGCAATGCTTTGGGATGTATTTTGTTTGAAATACCTTTTAGAACATACCCCATATTGTATATAAACTCTGCAAACTGGTAAATTTTTTCTATGTCAGGCTCTTCATGTACCCTGTACAAAAACGGAACATTTAGCCAGTAGAAGTGATTAGCAACCGTCTCGTTACAAATTAGCATGAACTCTTCGATTATTTTATTAGAGATTGTAAGCTCATATCGGATAACGTCTACGGGTTTGCCGTTTTTATCAAGTATGACTTTTGTCTCATCAAAATCAAAGTCCAAAGCTCCTCTTTTCATCCTTTTTTCACGCAAAATTAAAGCAAGCTCGCGCATTAGCTCTAAGTCTTCTCTTATATGTTCATACCTTTTCAAAAGCTCTTTATCTTCTTCTTTGAGAATCTTTGTAACATTTGTATACGTCATTCTTTCCTTGCTTCTGATAACACTCTCAAAGATGTCATGTTTCACAACATTTCCCTGTTTGTCAATCTCCATAAGAACTGAAAATGTCAGCCTGTCAACATTGGGGTTGAGCGAACAGATACCGTTTGAAAGCTTAAAAGGAAGCATTGGAATTACCCTATCTACAAGATAAACAGATGTACCTCGCCTGTAAGCTTCTTTGTCAAGATGAGTATTGGGTTTTACATAATAGCTCACATCTGCGATGTGGACACCTAAAAGATAGTTTCCGTTTGGAAGTTTTTTTATAGACACTGCATCGTCAAAGTCTTTTGCATCTTCACCATCGATTGTAAAGATTGTCCAGTCGCGCAGGTCAACCCTTCCTTCTAAATCCTCTTGTGTAACCTCGTCTGGAATATTCTCAATTTCTTTTAAAACTTCTTTAGGAAACTCTTCATCAAGCTCATATTTTTTGATTATTGAAAGAATATCAACGCCTTTAGCATTCTCATATCCTAAAATTTCAACAATTTTTCCCTCTGGATTTCTTCTTTTTTCAGGATATCTTGTAATTTCAACAACAACCTTTTGTCCTGTCTTTGCTTTGTTTTTCCCACTTTTAGGAATATATATGTCATAAATTATCCTCTGGTCGTCCGGAATTACAAATCCAAAGTTTCTGCTATCCTCATATCTTCCAACAACTTTTGTAATACCTCGTTGCAATATTCTTTCAACATATCCCTCAATTTTCTTACCTTCAACAGGAACAGCAGAAAGCGCTTTAACAAGTACCCTGTCGCCATGCATAGCACCATTCATATTCTCAGCCGAAACATATATATCAGGAATATTGGGATTATCCGGTATCAGAAAACCATAGCCCCGCGGATTTACCTCAAGAGTGCCTGCAAAGAGGTTCATCTCTTCAGCAAGACCAAATCTACCTCGTTTTGTCTTTACAATTTTGCCCTCCTGTTCAAGTTCATCTAATATTTTTTTGAGAGTTTTTTCATCCTTTTCATCCCAGTTTAATACTTCCACTATCTCTGAAAACGTCATGGGATGATAACTTTCTTCTTGAAACAGAGCTAAAACCTCTTGTTTTTTCTCTTCAATCCTTGCCTTTTTCACAGAAGTATCACATCCTTTTACTCTTTTAATCTCATAAACCAAGTTCATTAGATATTTTTTGCATAGCTCTGAGTGCTATTCCTAAAAATTCTTCAAGTTCAAGCCCAAGTTCAGAACATGCCCTCATCTGTTCCCTGTTTGCTCCCTTTGCAAAACCTTTTTCATTGAACCTGTTTAACAAAAACGGCACTGTAACGTCCGAAAGTTTTTTAGATGGTAGAATCAAAGCACCAGCTACAATAAAGCCTGATGTTGGGTCAACACAGTAAAGAGCTTTATCCATAAGAGAAAGTCTTGGAAGTCCATGTACGTCATTATGAACCTTTACGGCATATACAATATCTTTATCAAAACCTAAATCCTCTAATATTTTTGAACCTACCAGGCTGTGTTCATCAGGTTTATCTTTTGTCTCTTCATAATCTATGTCATGAACAAGTCCACAAATACCCCACTTATCCATATCTTGTTCAAAATAACATGCAAGCTCGCGCATGATAGCCTCGCAAGCCAGACAGTGCTTGAAAAGATTCTGTGTCTTTATTCTCTTTTTAAGTTCCTCCAGTGCAAGTTCACGAGCAACAAACATGTTTTGTGTTCCTCCTTTTGTATTTTTGTTTGATGTAAAATATTTTGAACAAAAATGAGCAGTTAAAATAAAAACCCAAGGTTGACATTCAACCTCAGGTTTTACTTTATTACAAAAAATAAAACTACTGATACAACAAAGAAAGCTGCTGCTATAATCCACGTATATCTTCCAAGCATAGCATCAAGAGTTCTTCCTTTATACTTTCCAAAAAATGTCTCAGCACCACCTGCAATTGAACCTGAAAGTCCTGCACTTTTTCCAGACTGCAAAAGCACAACAATTATAAGGGCTATTGCTAAAAGAAGCTCTAAAACTGTTAAAATTATTTTCGCCATTGTGTTATAAAACCTCCTAAAAATTTAGTTTAAATACCGAAATTATAGGTCAACATCTCTGCACTTTGTTTCAACAAGCTTGATAGCACCTTCTTTGTCCTCACCCAAAAGCAAATCGCACATTTCTTTTGCCTTAGTATTTGACAAAAATACATCTTCAACTTTTCTTCCATCTTTATACTCAATATTTACATAGAATATCTTCAATTAACTCACCTTCCCTGCAAAAAGCCATAAAACCGTATTATAATTATATCACATGCTGAAAAAAATTCAATCAAAATGATTAAT
The DNA window shown above is from Caldicellulosiruptor owensensis OL and carries:
- the rnr gene encoding ribonuclease R — protein: MKKARIEEKKQEVLALFQEESYHPMTFSEIVEVLNWDEKDEKTLKKILDELEQEGKIVKTKRGRFGLAEEMNLFAGTLEVNPRGYGFLIPDNPNIPDIYVSAENMNGAMHGDRVLVKALSAVPVEGKKIEGYVERILQRGITKVVGRYEDSRNFGFVIPDDQRIIYDIYIPKSGKNKAKTGQKVVVEITRYPEKRRNPEGKIVEILGYENAKGVDILSIIKKYELDEEFPKEVLKEIENIPDEVTQEDLEGRVDLRDWTIFTIDGEDAKDFDDAVSIKKLPNGNYLLGVHIADVSYYVKPNTHLDKEAYRRGTSVYLVDRVIPMLPFKLSNGICSLNPNVDRLTFSVLMEIDKQGNVVKHDIFESVIRSKERMTYTNVTKILKEEDKELLKRYEHIREDLELMRELALILREKRMKRGALDFDFDETKVILDKNGKPVDVIRYELTISNKIIEEFMLICNETVANHFYWLNVPFLYRVHEEPDIEKIYQFAEFIYNMGYVLKGISNKIHPKALQAVLEQSRGTPEERVIHTLCLRSLKKARYCEENLGHFGLSTDYYCHFTSPIRRYPDLVIHRIMKDVLKGKMTEKKAQRLKLKMPEIAKWTSQRERVAEEAERETVDLKKVEFMQDKIGQVFEGIISNVTPFGFFVELENTIEGLVRVGSLEDDYYVFNEKTYQLIGEKSKKVYKIGDRVKVMLIDANVPLRQIEFSVVEKLRT
- a CDS encoding HDIG domain-containing metalloprotein gives rise to the protein MFVARELALEELKKRIKTQNLFKHCLACEAIMRELACYFEQDMDKWGICGLVHDIDYEETKDKPDEHSLVGSKILEDLGFDKDIVYAVKVHNDVHGLPRLSLMDKALYCVDPTSGFIVAGALILPSKKLSDVTVPFLLNRFNEKGFAKGANREQMRACSELGLELEEFLGIALRAMQKISNELGL
- the secG gene encoding preprotein translocase subunit SecG, with protein sequence MAKIILTVLELLLAIALIIVVLLQSGKSAGLSGSIAGGAETFFGKYKGRTLDAMLGRYTWIIAAAFFVVSVVLFFVIK